Proteins from one Stenotrophomonas aracearum genomic window:
- a CDS encoding response regulator — protein sequence MNAAPTARDRWIWLASAGLMGLTIGLELVVPLGYAVWLTYFMAVGITLFQRRLEVPVLVAVGSCVLLVVGYNLAPASTNSAFSFVNRTIGGISFLLMALTVVKAIQARRTAADALWLQEGENDVTVSLRGDPEPRTLADAAMRSLCARLNADVGALYRLQGERLVLVGGAALPAHLPESLPTSAGQWGEVLRAGTPRRLEEGESPLEIETALGRTVVHQRLLGPITADGVVIGLIELGRAGASPARSLELDLLLQCAEPVGMAMRTALLRAQLVELLEETQRQSEELQTQQEELRVANEELEEQSRSLLHSQASLEQQQAELEQTNVQLEERTHELEARQQALLIAQGQLVQNSRELEASSRYKSEFLANMSHELRTPLNSALILAKLLADNKDGTLTAEQVKYAQAIHSSNNDLLALINDILDLSRIEAGHVELAEENLAVPSVLQRLKDTFEPLAAQKGLTLDIRADADAPTQLVADGQRLQQILKNLLANAIKFTEHGSVSLVVRGNGAGRIQFAVSDTGIGIAQAQTEVIFEAFRQADGSTRRRYGGTGLGLSISRDLATRMGGDISVSSEPGRGSCFTLELPLAAGASPAPLAAAPDVRMAPTPKPAAAAPLFGTGHDAPVAPQGPRVVDDRGRRSRAGRMILVVEDDVAFAEALVGMAHELDFDCVVAQTAEEALSLAAELRPNGILLDIGLPDVSGLSVLERLKRDPATRHIPVHVVSGLERSQVALELGAIGYVIKPATRERLVEAIQQLEATNERDVRRLLIVEDDSALRSNLQLLLGRDQLEITAVGTLAEAIAELSGSTFDCMVTDLALPDGTGYDLLEHMAGNEALGFPPVIVYTGRALTRDEEQRLRRYSKSIIIKGARSPERLLDEVTLFLHSVEASLPSDQQRLLREARRRDAVLDGRTVLLAEDDVRNIFALSSVLEPLGVKLEIARNGREALERLGPDIDLVLMDIMMPEMDGLTAMREIRRDNRWRDLPIIALTAKAMPDDREHCLQAGANDYIAKPIDVDKLVSLCRVWCSRR from the coding sequence ATGAATGCTGCGCCGACTGCTCGCGACCGCTGGATCTGGCTGGCATCCGCCGGCCTGATGGGCCTGACCATCGGCCTGGAACTGGTGGTGCCGCTGGGCTACGCGGTGTGGCTGACCTACTTCATGGCGGTGGGGATCACGCTGTTCCAGCGCCGCCTGGAGGTACCCGTGCTGGTGGCGGTGGGATCCTGCGTGCTGCTCGTGGTGGGCTACAACCTGGCGCCGGCCAGCACCAATTCGGCGTTCTCCTTCGTCAATCGCACCATTGGGGGCATTTCGTTCCTGTTGATGGCACTGACCGTGGTCAAGGCGATCCAGGCGCGCCGCACCGCCGCCGATGCGCTGTGGCTGCAGGAAGGCGAGAACGATGTGACCGTGAGCCTGCGCGGCGATCCCGAACCGCGCACGCTGGCTGACGCGGCGATGCGTTCGCTGTGCGCCCGCCTCAACGCCGACGTGGGCGCGCTGTACCGGCTGCAGGGTGAGCGCCTGGTGCTGGTGGGCGGGGCCGCACTGCCTGCGCACCTTCCCGAGTCGCTGCCGACCTCGGCCGGGCAGTGGGGCGAGGTGCTGCGCGCCGGCACGCCACGCCGGTTGGAAGAGGGCGAAAGCCCGCTGGAAATCGAAACCGCGCTGGGCCGCACCGTCGTGCACCAGCGCCTGCTCGGTCCTATCACCGCCGACGGCGTGGTGATCGGCCTGATCGAGCTGGGCCGTGCCGGGGCATCCCCGGCACGTTCGCTGGAACTGGACCTGCTGCTGCAGTGCGCCGAACCGGTGGGCATGGCCATGCGCACCGCCCTGCTGCGCGCGCAGCTGGTGGAGCTGCTGGAAGAAACCCAGCGCCAGAGCGAAGAACTGCAGACCCAGCAGGAAGAACTGCGGGTGGCCAACGAAGAGCTGGAGGAACAGAGCCGCAGCCTGCTGCATTCGCAGGCCAGCCTGGAACAGCAGCAGGCCGAGCTGGAACAGACCAACGTGCAGCTGGAAGAGCGCACCCACGAACTGGAAGCGCGCCAGCAGGCGCTGCTGATCGCGCAGGGCCAGCTGGTGCAGAACAGCCGCGAACTGGAGGCCAGCTCCCGCTACAAGTCCGAGTTCCTGGCCAACATGTCGCACGAGCTGCGCACGCCGCTCAACAGCGCACTGATCCTGGCCAAGCTGCTGGCAGACAACAAGGACGGCACCCTGACCGCCGAGCAGGTGAAGTACGCCCAGGCCATCCACTCGTCCAACAACGACCTGCTGGCCCTGATCAACGACATCCTCGACCTGTCGCGGATCGAAGCCGGCCATGTGGAACTGGCCGAAGAGAACCTGGCCGTGCCCAGCGTGCTGCAGCGCCTGAAGGACACCTTCGAGCCGCTGGCCGCGCAGAAGGGCTTGACGCTGGATATCCGCGCCGACGCTGACGCGCCGACCCAGCTGGTGGCCGACGGCCAGCGCCTGCAGCAGATCCTGAAGAACCTGCTGGCCAATGCGATCAAGTTCACCGAGCACGGCAGCGTCTCGCTGGTGGTGCGTGGCAACGGGGCAGGGCGGATCCAGTTCGCAGTGAGCGATACCGGCATCGGCATCGCCCAGGCCCAGACCGAGGTGATCTTCGAAGCGTTCCGCCAGGCCGATGGCAGTACCCGCCGTCGCTACGGCGGCACCGGCCTGGGCCTGTCGATCTCGCGCGACCTGGCCACGCGGATGGGCGGCGATATTTCCGTGTCGAGCGAGCCGGGGCGCGGCAGCTGCTTCACCCTGGAACTGCCGCTGGCCGCTGGCGCCAGCCCCGCACCGCTGGCCGCCGCGCCGGACGTGCGCATGGCGCCGACGCCCAAGCCCGCCGCTGCCGCGCCGCTGTTCGGCACGGGTCACGACGCACCGGTCGCACCGCAGGGCCCGCGCGTGGTCGACGACCGTGGCCGCCGCAGCCGCGCCGGGCGCATGATCCTGGTGGTGGAGGACGATGTGGCCTTCGCCGAGGCGCTGGTCGGCATGGCGCATGAGCTGGACTTCGACTGCGTGGTCGCGCAGACGGCCGAAGAGGCCCTTTCGCTGGCCGCCGAGCTGCGCCCGAACGGCATCCTGCTGGATATCGGCCTGCCGGACGTGTCCGGCCTGAGCGTGCTGGAGCGCCTCAAGCGCGACCCGGCCACGCGCCACATTCCGGTGCACGTGGTGTCCGGGCTGGAGCGTTCGCAGGTCGCGCTGGAGCTCGGCGCCATCGGCTACGTCATCAAGCCGGCCACGCGCGAGCGCCTGGTCGAGGCGATCCAGCAGCTGGAAGCCACCAACGAGCGCGACGTGCGCCGCCTGCTGATCGTCGAGGACGACAGCGCGCTGCGCTCCAACCTGCAGCTGCTGCTGGGCCGCGACCAGCTGGAGATCACCGCCGTTGGCACCCTCGCCGAGGCGATTGCCGAGCTGTCCGGTTCCACCTTCGACTGCATGGTGACCGACCTGGCGCTGCCCGACGGCACCGGTTATGACCTGCTTGAGCACATGGCCGGCAACGAGGCGCTGGGCTTCCCCCCGGTGATCGTCTACACCGGGCGTGCGCTGACCCGCGACGAAGAGCAGCGCCTGCGCCGCTATTCCAAGAGCATCATCATCAAGGGCGCGCGTTCGCCCGAGCGCCTGCTGGATGAAGTGACCCTGTTCCTGCACAGCGTGGAAGCCTCGCTGCCCAGCGACCAGCAGCGCCTGCTGCGCGAAGCGCGCCGCCGCGACGCGGTGCTGGACGGCCGCACCGTGCTGCTGGCCGAGGACGACGTGCGCAACATCTTTGCGTTGTCCAGCGTGCTCGAGCCGCTGGGGGTGAAGCTGGAGATCGCCCGCAACGGCCGTGAAGCCTTGGAGCGGCTGGGTCCGGACATCGACCTGGTGCTGATGGACATCATGATGCCGGAGATGGACGGCCTGACCGCGATGCGCGAGATCCGCCGCGACAACCGCTGGCGCGACCTGCCGATCATCGCGCTGACCGCCAAGGCCATGCCGGATGACCGCGAGCACTGCCTGCAGGCCGGTGCCAACGATTACATCGCCAAGCCCATCGATGTGGACAAGCTGGTCTCGCTGTGCCGCGTGTGGTGCTCGCGTCGATGA